Below is a window of Lacibacter sp. H407 DNA.
GTAATACCCAATTTCATTGAACTGAATAATTGTAACATCGGACACCACTACATCAATGCTGTATCAGATTATTACTTGCTTTTGGTATAACTTGCAACCGTTATGGAAGAGAAAGAAAAACTCCGCATCGATAAATATCTCTGGGCCATCCGCCTGTTTAAAACACGTAGCCAGGCCGGGGCCGCCTGCGATGGCGGGAAGGTGAAATTCAATGGCGATGCCTGTAAAGCCTCAAAGAACGTAAGTATTGGCGATGAATATGAAGTTAAGACCGAAGCCAAACGCTGGCGTATTAAAGTAACCGACCTGTTGTATAAACGTGTACAATACAGCGAAGCCATCAAACATTATATTGATATTACCCCGGCCGATGAATTAGATCGTATTAAGTCTGTTGCTTCTTCGTTCCACACCGGTAAGCGCTTGAGTAAAGTGGGACGGCCAACCAAACGGGAGCGTAGAGATCTGGATGGATTTATGGAAGATTAACAATTATTTTCTGGAATTGCTATGAATTGTGTAAGGTATACTTTACATTTAATTTGTCAAGTAAACTTTACACTTATGAAATTACGTTTTCTTTTTCCTGCCAAATTTAAAAGGGCTGGTGTTTTGATGGCGCCATTGGGGTTTGTTGTTTGGGTATTGATTCAGAAAAACATCATTCAGATTGAAGAACAAGGAATCAAGACGATCATTCTGGCAACAGCTTTTTTTAGTTTTTTGATTGGCTTGATATTTCTTGTTTTATCAAGAGAAAAAACAGAAGATGAATACACGCAGAAGGTAAGATTAGAGTCATACCAATTTGCGGCCATGTTCCAATTTTTTATTCTTCTTTCATTAACCTTTCTGGTAATTTTTTTTGAAAACAG
It encodes the following:
- a CDS encoding RNA-binding S4 domain-containing protein gives rise to the protein MEEKEKLRIDKYLWAIRLFKTRSQAGAACDGGKVKFNGDACKASKNVSIGDEYEVKTEAKRWRIKVTDLLYKRVQYSEAIKHYIDITPADELDRIKSVASSFHTGKRLSKVGRPTKRERRDLDGFMED